Proteins encoded by one window of Bacillota bacterium:
- a CDS encoding phosphate ABC transporter substrate-binding protein — MFKSKWMLVLVLTLFAVSVLAGCGQQAAPPAPAPAPELEGTVTIAGSTSVQPLSEALAAAFMTKHPKVTINVMGGGSSVGIKSAIDGTADIGASSRELKAEEAAQVQRIQICADGIAIVAHPENETVTILTLEQVRKIFAGEITNWKEVGGKDKAIAVITREEGSGTRGAFEDIVMGKDAKISAQAIVQPSSGGVRAAVAGNPDAIGYTSMGYLDDSVKVIAVDGVAPTPDSIRDGSYPVSRPFLYVTKEAPAGLVKEYIDFCLGPEGQEIVAEDYIPL; from the coding sequence ATGTTTAAGTCCAAATGGATGCTTGTTTTGGTTCTGACACTCTTTGCCGTGTCCGTGCTCGCGGGCTGCGGGCAGCAGGCCGCGCCCCCGGCCCCGGCTCCGGCTCCGGAACTGGAGGGCACGGTCACCATCGCCGGTTCCACCTCGGTGCAGCCGCTTTCCGAGGCGCTGGCCGCGGCATTTATGACCAAACACCCCAAGGTTACCATTAATGTAATGGGCGGCGGATCCAGTGTGGGAATTAAGTCGGCTATTGACGGTACTGCGGACATCGGGGCTTCCTCCCGCGAGCTGAAAGCCGAAGAAGCGGCCCAGGTGCAGCGCATTCAAATTTGCGCCGACGGCATCGCGATCGTCGCGCACCCCGAAAACGAAACGGTTACTATTCTGACCCTGGAGCAGGTGCGCAAAATCTTTGCCGGGGAGATCACCAACTGGAAAGAGGTCGGTGGCAAAGATAAGGCGATCGCCGTAATCACCCGGGAGGAAGGTTCCGGTACGCGCGGCGCTTTTGAGGACATCGTCATGGGCAAGGACGCCAAAATCTCGGCGCAAGCGATCGTCCAGCCGTCCAGCGGCGGTGTCAGGGCGGCCGTGGCCGGCAACCCGGACGCCATCGGCTACACCTCCATGGGTTACCTGGATGATTCCGTCAAGGTGATCGCGGTGGACGGCGTCGCGCCCACGCCGGACAGTATCCGGGACGGCAGTTACCCGGTATCCCGGCCGTTCTTGTACGTGACTAAGGAGGCGCCGGCCGGACTGGTCAAGGAATACATCGACTTCTGCCTGGGTCCCGAAGGCCAGGAAATCGTGGCCGAGGACTATATTCCGTTGTAG